Proteins from a single region of Undibacterium sp. KW1:
- a CDS encoding DUF3857 domain-containing protein, translating to MTPALLKLTGLNKISSISFKSTASVLCLCFCLFLLALCGHASAVQTEAQTGGRPQESQRFEKNLTRGEPVPSWVEYDNGSQVANASNAAPLVVRLSDVQTYVDKQASTYVHRMMQANEASMLTQVGRIEIPFHPEYQKVGLHSIRVIRGSQVFDKTTTADIRYLQMESELDSGIFTGSVTASIVIDDIRVGDIVDIAYSTTGQNPVFDGHFFSTLVWDNGYPILRKRIRLNTPASRPVKYRILGQGSGNIQTREEQLAGRKIITFTADQINAIEFEPYVPHDIFQFRVIQFSEFSQWQQVNQWAQNLFDVSINSAELDKVVAGLRGAGNSDQTVQQALAYVQNEIRYLSISIGENSHKPFPPDVVLARRYGDCKDKSLLLSTILRKLGIEAAPVLISASNPAMPGKMLPSPLAFDHAIVRVKVNGKVYYLDPTRAAQYGPLANMGQVHGGAEVLVINKDTFELATISKNEEGIATVNARLEKIRLDKMDGVAEFQVTHQYSGIEAEQVRSYLARQTREQLKNAYVASVLRRYPDAELKSGPTVADNRQANTVNIELKFQIPGLLVKNASGWQLRYQASNMRERFYIPENPKRKQALIVPTHPPLIRYELEARLPEEVNANYTPSITNIDDPAFKASETLTFKQNVFKASVELRSLKDRVVPQDVVDFMANTRKVGVMLEGSIQIRKTDLREAAVRDLPDVPIKQKVKEQLEEEIRNKSSLINEARASGSIPALALCERSLAYARMGRKSDALADLQIARKDAPDSQEYLRCRSNAYYATGDFKNSEADSARLLSLGAADSRLYMSRGMSLFALGKWREAADSFALAIEQGSGSQAKLRASIMRQLALRRQNLSSNVNNTVDGSDDWLSDMLSATYAGGKSEDQVLHQVHKRTGDELDVALAEAYFYIAQLNMINGNKIKASVYMQRSVEKSPLNADYRPLAEFEAERLKKNK from the coding sequence ATGACACCAGCCCTGCTCAAACTGACCGGGCTGAATAAAATATCCTCTATCTCCTTCAAGAGTACAGCTTCTGTACTGTGCCTCTGTTTTTGCCTCTTTTTGCTGGCCCTGTGCGGTCATGCTTCTGCGGTGCAAACCGAAGCGCAGACTGGTGGCAGGCCGCAGGAGTCCCAGCGCTTTGAAAAAAATCTGACGCGCGGTGAACCAGTGCCCTCGTGGGTGGAATATGATAATGGAAGCCAGGTGGCAAATGCCAGTAACGCAGCACCACTGGTGGTTCGCCTGTCTGACGTCCAGACCTATGTGGATAAGCAGGCGAGCACTTATGTGCATCGCATGATGCAGGCAAATGAAGCCTCTATGCTAACCCAGGTGGGCCGGATTGAGATTCCATTTCATCCTGAATATCAAAAAGTGGGCTTGCACAGCATCCGGGTCATACGGGGCAGTCAGGTGTTTGACAAAACGACCACTGCTGATATCCGTTATCTGCAGATGGAAAGTGAACTTGATTCCGGTATTTTTACGGGTTCAGTTACTGCGTCGATTGTGATTGATGATATCCGCGTGGGCGATATTGTCGATATAGCGTATTCAACTACGGGGCAGAATCCGGTTTTTGATGGCCATTTCTTCTCGACCCTGGTATGGGATAATGGCTACCCGATTTTACGTAAGCGCATACGCCTGAACACACCAGCCAGCAGGCCTGTCAAGTACCGCATTCTTGGCCAGGGCAGTGGCAATATCCAAACCAGGGAAGAGCAGCTTGCGGGCCGCAAGATCATTACATTTACTGCCGATCAGATCAATGCAATAGAGTTTGAACCCTATGTGCCGCACGACATATTCCAGTTCAGGGTCATACAGTTTTCAGAGTTTTCACAATGGCAGCAAGTCAATCAATGGGCGCAAAACCTGTTTGACGTCAGCATCAATAGTGCCGAACTCGATAAAGTCGTGGCGGGGCTGCGTGGGGCGGGTAACTCAGACCAGACTGTGCAGCAAGCGCTGGCTTATGTACAAAATGAGATACGCTATCTGTCGATTTCCATAGGTGAGAATTCTCACAAGCCTTTCCCGCCGGACGTGGTGTTGGCGCGCCGTTACGGCGATTGCAAGGACAAGTCTTTGCTGTTATCAACGATTTTGCGCAAATTGGGGATAGAGGCAGCTCCGGTTCTGATTTCTGCATCCAATCCAGCAATGCCAGGAAAAATGCTACCTTCACCTTTGGCATTTGACCATGCAATTGTCAGGGTAAAAGTGAATGGCAAAGTCTATTACCTCGACCCGACCAGGGCAGCCCAGTACGGGCCGCTTGCCAATATGGGGCAGGTACATGGCGGTGCTGAAGTACTGGTGATTAACAAGGATACTTTTGAACTTGCCACGATTTCCAAAAATGAAGAGGGTATCGCGACCGTCAATGCACGCCTGGAAAAAATACGCCTGGATAAAATGGATGGTGTAGCCGAGTTTCAGGTCACGCATCAATATTCAGGCATAGAAGCTGAGCAGGTGCGTTCTTACCTGGCACGGCAAACCAGGGAGCAATTGAAAAATGCCTACGTCGCCTCAGTGTTGAGACGCTATCCTGATGCCGAGCTCAAGTCAGGCCCAACTGTTGCTGACAACCGCCAGGCCAATACTGTCAATATTGAATTGAAATTCCAGATACCTGGCTTGCTGGTCAAGAATGCTTCTGGATGGCAACTGCGCTATCAGGCATCAAATATGCGTGAGCGTTTTTATATTCCTGAAAATCCCAAACGCAAGCAAGCCCTGATCGTGCCGACACATCCGCCACTGATACGCTATGAACTGGAGGCCAGATTGCCAGAAGAGGTCAATGCGAACTACACGCCTTCGATTACAAATATTGATGACCCGGCATTCAAGGCAAGCGAAACTTTGACTTTCAAACAGAATGTATTCAAGGCCAGCGTAGAGCTGCGAAGCCTGAAAGACAGGGTAGTGCCGCAGGACGTGGTTGATTTTATGGCGAATACCCGCAAAGTCGGTGTCATGCTGGAAGGTAGCATACAGATACGCAAGACGGACTTGCGTGAAGCTGCTGTCCGTGATCTGCCTGACGTGCCAATCAAGCAGAAGGTCAAGGAACAACTGGAAGAGGAAATACGCAACAAATCCAGCCTCATCAATGAAGCGCGTGCCAGCGGCAGTATCCCCGCGCTTGCACTCTGTGAACGCAGCCTGGCCTATGCGCGTATGGGGCGCAAGTCCGATGCCCTCGCAGATCTGCAGATAGCCAGAAAGGATGCCCCGGATAGCCAGGAATATTTACGCTGTCGTTCAAATGCCTATTATGCGACAGGGGACTTTAAAAACAGTGAAGCAGACAGCGCGCGCCTGTTGTCTCTTGGGGCTGCTGATAGCAGGCTTTACATGTCACGCGGCATGTCCTTGTTTGCCCTGGGTAAATGGCGGGAGGCTGCAGATAGTTTTGCTTTGGCGATAGAGCAAGGCAGTGGCAGCCAGGCCAAATTGCGCGCCAGCATCATGCGCCAACTGGCACTCAGGCGGCAAAATCTGTCATCCAATGTCAATAACACCGTGGATGGCAGTGATGACTGGCTCAGTGACATGTTGTCAGCCACTTATGCAGGCGGGAAGTCGGAAGACCAGGTATTGCATCAGGTGCATAAGCGCACAGGAGATGAGCTTGATGTGGCATTGGCCGAAGCCTATTTCTACATCGCTCAATTGAATATGATTAACGGTAACAAGATCAAGGCCTCGGTATACATGCAGAGATCTGTTGAAAAAAGTCCGCTCAACGCAGATTACCGTCCATTGGCTGAGTTTGAAGCAGAGCGATTAAAGAAAAATAAATAA
- a CDS encoding GNAT family N-acetyltransferase, with translation MHCNAITLKGKHVTLEPLEQHHLADIQAAAADGELWKLFFTSVPSPDNTQNWLNIALDMQQQQKAVPFVVRENATGQIVGATRYCNMDINNKRLEIGYTWYAQRVQRSPVNTECKLLLLGHAFEEFGCIAVEFRTDWFNRRSQAAIERLGAKRDAVLRNHMILPDGRIRDTVVYSILHSEWAGVKKNLQYMQSKYE, from the coding sequence ATGCACTGCAACGCTATTACATTAAAGGGAAAACACGTCACTCTGGAGCCGCTGGAACAGCATCATCTGGCTGATATCCAGGCCGCCGCAGCCGATGGTGAGTTATGGAAGCTGTTTTTTACCTCAGTCCCCTCCCCCGATAATACCCAGAACTGGCTCAATATCGCTCTGGACATGCAACAGCAGCAAAAAGCCGTTCCTTTTGTCGTCCGTGAAAATGCGACTGGTCAGATAGTCGGCGCTACCAGATACTGTAATATGGACATCAATAACAAACGTCTGGAAATAGGTTACACCTGGTATGCGCAGCGGGTGCAGCGCAGCCCGGTGAATACCGAATGCAAGCTGCTGTTGCTTGGTCATGCCTTTGAAGAATTTGGCTGTATCGCCGTCGAGTTCCGCACTGACTGGTTCAACCGCCGTTCACAGGCAGCGATAGAACGCCTGGGTGCCAAGCGTGATGCCGTCTTGCGCAATCACATGATTTTGCCTGATGGCCGCATCCGTGATACGGTGGTATACAGCATCCTGCATTCTGAATGGGCGGGTGTGAAAAAGAATTTGCAATATATGCAATCCAAATATGAATAA
- a CDS encoding response regulator transcription factor — protein sequence MTEQIPVQAVRQVHLLLVDDHPLVRDGLRARLETIASIRIAGEAGTAEEALAIAASKPIDLMLMDINLGTGNGISLTARFKTEYPHIAVIMLSMHEKTEYVNQSMQAGARAYVLKDAPAVEIIEAIDTVIAGAHISVRA from the coding sequence ATGACCGAGCAGATACCGGTCCAAGCTGTACGACAAGTGCATTTGTTACTCGTCGATGATCACCCCCTGGTCAGGGACGGACTCAGGGCAAGGCTGGAAACCATCGCCAGCATCAGGATAGCCGGTGAAGCAGGTACGGCAGAAGAAGCACTGGCCATCGCTGCCAGCAAACCCATAGACCTGATGCTGATGGATATTAATCTTGGCACAGGCAATGGCATCAGCCTGACTGCCCGTTTCAAGACTGAGTACCCGCACATCGCAGTCATCATGTTGTCTATGCATGAAAAAACTGAATACGTGAATCAGTCCATGCAGGCCGGCGCCCGCGCTTACGTACTCAAGGATGCGCCAGCTGTAGAAATCATAGAGGCAATTGATACCGTCATTGCCGGGGCACATATTTCAGTTCGGGCCTGA
- a CDS encoding pseudouridine synthase has product MKLILLNKPFNVMCQFSAHPSRPTLADYVKIPHIYPAGRLDADSEGLILLTDDGQLQNRISHPDYKQPKTYLVQVEGTPTREALEKLRQPLDLGDFVTQPCVVKHIYQPVWLWPRNPPVRERANIPTSWLSLTLSEGKNRQVRRMTAAVGLPTLRLMRISIGGFSLETHPLLPGEWQEVKI; this is encoded by the coding sequence ATGAAACTGATTTTACTCAACAAACCATTTAATGTGATGTGCCAGTTTTCGGCACACCCCAGCCGCCCTACCCTGGCTGACTATGTCAAGATACCGCACATCTATCCGGCAGGCCGGCTTGACGCAGATAGTGAGGGACTGATATTACTGACTGATGACGGCCAGCTACAAAACCGCATCAGCCATCCCGACTACAAACAGCCAAAAACCTATCTGGTGCAAGTCGAGGGCACGCCCACGCGCGAAGCACTGGAAAAACTGCGCCAGCCTCTGGACCTCGGCGATTTTGTGACCCAGCCTTGCGTCGTCAAACATATATATCAGCCGGTATGGCTATGGCCACGTAATCCGCCTGTACGTGAACGGGCGAACATTCCTACCAGTTGGCTAAGCCTGACTTTATCGGAAGGAAAAAATCGTCAGGTCAGGCGCATGACGGCAGCGGTTGGTTTGCCAACCTTGCGCCTGATGCGTATCAGCATAGGCGGTTTTTCACTCGAAACCCACCCATTACTACCCGGCGAATGGCAAGAAGTTAAAATTTAA
- the rpsT gene encoding 30S ribosomal protein S20, with protein MANTAQARKRARQAVKLNAHNSSQRSTLRTAIKAVRKAIEAGDKAAAATIFQNSVSVIDRIADKKIIHKNKAARHKSRLASALKALA; from the coding sequence ATGGCAAATACCGCACAAGCACGCAAACGTGCTCGTCAAGCAGTTAAACTGAATGCACACAACTCCAGCCAGCGCTCCACGCTGCGCACAGCAATCAAAGCTGTTCGTAAAGCAATCGAAGCTGGTGATAAAGCTGCTGCAGCAACAATTTTTCAAAACTCCGTATCGGTTATCGACCGTATCGCTGACAAGAAAATCATTCACAAAAACAAGGCAGCTCGCCATAAGAGCCGTCTGGCATCTGCTTTGAAAGCACTGGCTTAA
- a CDS encoding sensor histidine kinase, with protein sequence MGTGIYLDDVDNALNKIDVQVAKNIQSTMSWIAGIAIISALLIALSGLALNITESRLAEAKLKVLAQSVVSSQEDERARLSRDLHDGLSQLLVSVKLQIESGQVKLHQAGAGPEAAKLSFARATDQLNEALSEVRRISHNLRPALLDDLGLVAAFEHLCDEFEHASGLPVSFHASGDFHALDEIGNTVLFRVAQEALTNIHKHAQQVSQVNVHLLSDAENINLIISDDGRGFDIKGVANHPHRGIGLSNMRERLAAINGNLQLQSDTSGTTVTASIPNGDNQ encoded by the coding sequence ATGGGCACGGGGATATATCTCGACGACGTCGATAACGCCCTCAATAAAATTGATGTGCAAGTGGCAAAAAACATACAAAGCACCATGTCATGGATCGCTGGCATCGCCATTATCAGCGCCTTGCTGATTGCCCTGTCCGGCCTGGCCCTGAATATCACTGAATCGCGGCTTGCCGAAGCCAAGCTCAAGGTACTCGCGCAAAGCGTAGTCAGCTCGCAGGAAGATGAGCGTGCCCGTCTGTCCCGTGACCTGCATGATGGCCTGAGTCAGCTACTGGTTTCCGTCAAGCTGCAGATCGAATCAGGTCAGGTCAAACTGCATCAGGCAGGCGCAGGCCCGGAAGCGGCAAAACTGTCATTTGCCCGTGCCACAGACCAGCTCAATGAAGCACTCAGCGAAGTCAGGCGCATCTCCCACAACCTGCGCCCTGCCCTGCTCGATGATCTGGGCCTGGTGGCCGCCTTTGAACATCTGTGCGATGAGTTTGAACATGCCAGTGGCTTGCCAGTCAGCTTTCATGCTTCTGGCGATTTCCATGCGCTCGATGAAATCGGCAACACCGTCCTGTTCAGGGTGGCACAGGAAGCTCTGACGAATATACATAAACATGCCCAGCAAGTCAGCCAGGTCAATGTGCACCTGCTCAGCGACGCTGAAAACATCAATCTCATCATCAGCGATGACGGACGCGGGTTTGATATCAAGGGTGTGGCGAACCACCCACACCGTGGCATAGGCCTTAGCAATATGCGTGAACGTCTGGCTGCGATTAATGGTAATTTGCAATTACAATCCGATACCAGCGGCACGACTGTCACCGCCAGCATACCAAATGGAGATAACCAATGA
- the icd gene encoding NADP-dependent isocitrate dehydrogenase, with amino-acid sequence MYQHIQVPAEGKQITVNADFSLNVPDNPIIPFIEGDGTGVDISPVMIKVVDAAVAKAYGGKRKISWMEIYAGEKSTKVYGPDVWLPEETLKVLKDYVVSIKGPLTTPVGGGIRSLNVALRQELDLYVCLRPVRYFKGVPSPVREPEKTDMVIFRENSEDIYAGIEFAEGSDQVKKLIKFLTEEMGVKKIRFPETSGIGVKPVSREGTERLVRKAIQYAIDNDKPSVTIVHKGNIMKYTEGGFRDWAYALAQKEFGAELIDGGPWCKFKNPKTGKEITVKDSIADAFLQQILLRPAEYSVIATLNLNGDYISDALAAQVGGIGIAPGANLSDSIAMFEATHGTAPKYAGKDYVNPGSLILSAEMMLRHMGWVEAADLLISSTEKAITAKKVTYDFARLMEGATQVSCSGFGDVMIENM; translated from the coding sequence ATGTATCAACATATTCAAGTACCTGCTGAAGGTAAACAAATTACCGTCAATGCTGATTTTTCGCTGAATGTTCCTGACAATCCTATCATCCCATTCATCGAAGGCGATGGTACTGGCGTTGATATCAGCCCGGTCATGATCAAGGTCGTTGATGCGGCCGTAGCGAAAGCCTATGGCGGCAAACGCAAAATCAGCTGGATGGAAATCTATGCTGGTGAAAAATCCACTAAAGTATATGGCCCTGACGTCTGGTTGCCAGAAGAAACACTGAAAGTCTTGAAAGACTACGTTGTTTCCATCAAAGGCCCATTGACTACGCCAGTTGGCGGTGGTATCCGTTCCCTGAACGTGGCCCTGCGCCAAGAGCTCGACCTGTATGTCTGCCTGCGCCCAGTACGTTATTTTAAAGGCGTGCCATCCCCAGTGCGTGAGCCAGAAAAAACAGACATGGTCATCTTCCGTGAAAACTCTGAAGATATCTATGCTGGTATCGAATTCGCTGAAGGCTCTGATCAAGTTAAAAAACTGATCAAGTTCCTGACAGAAGAAATGGGCGTTAAGAAAATCCGTTTCCCAGAAACGTCTGGTATCGGCGTCAAGCCAGTATCCCGTGAAGGTACAGAACGTCTGGTACGCAAAGCGATCCAGTACGCGATCGACAATGACAAGCCATCCGTAACTATCGTTCACAAAGGCAACATCATGAAGTACACCGAAGGTGGCTTCCGTGATTGGGCATATGCTCTGGCACAAAAAGAATTCGGCGCTGAACTGATCGATGGCGGCCCATGGTGCAAATTCAAGAATCCTAAGACAGGTAAAGAAATCACTGTCAAGGATTCCATCGCTGATGCATTCCTGCAGCAAATCCTGTTGCGTCCGGCAGAATACAGCGTTATCGCTACACTGAACCTGAACGGCGACTATATCTCTGACGCGCTGGCAGCTCAGGTTGGTGGTATCGGTATTGCTCCAGGTGCAAACTTGTCTGACTCTATCGCGATGTTTGAAGCAACTCACGGTACAGCACCTAAGTATGCTGGCAAAGACTATGTGAACCCAGGTTCCCTGATCTTGTCCGCAGAAATGATGTTGCGTCACATGGGTTGGGTAGAAGCAGCTGACCTGTTGATCAGCTCTACAGAAAAAGCCATCACTGCCAAGAAAGTGACTTATGATTTCGCCCGTTTGATGGAAGGCGCGACACAAGTGTCTTGCTCTGGTTTCGGCGATGTCATGATAGAAAACATGTAA
- a CDS encoding cold-shock protein, with product MATGTVKWFNDSKGFGFITPDDGGEDLFAHFSAIQMNGFKTLKEGQKVTFEVTQGPKGKQASNIQNP from the coding sequence ATGGCAACAGGTACCGTCAAGTGGTTCAATGATTCCAAAGGTTTCGGCTTTATCACTCCGGATGACGGTGGTGAGGATTTGTTCGCCCACTTTTCCGCAATCCAGATGAACGGCTTCAAGACCCTGAAAGAAGGTCAAAAAGTAACGTTCGAAGTCACGCAAGGCCCTAAAGGCAAGCAAGCTTCCAACATCCAAAACCCTTAA
- the clpA gene encoding ATP-dependent Clp protease ATP-binding subunit ClpA, whose product MIAQELEVSLHMAFVEARQARYEFITVEHLLLALLDNPSAAEVLRACAVNIEDLRKTLGNFITDNTPTVPGTNEVDTQPTLGFQRVIQRAIMHVQSASNGKKEVTGANVLVAIFGEKDSHAVYYLHQQGVTRLDVVNFISHGVRKDSHNEVPKSPEGGEENQAEAQAKENPLDQFTQNLNKAAAEGKIDPLIGRDNEVERVIQILCRRRKNNPLLVGEAGVGKTAIAEGLAWRITQSDVPDILQNAVVYSLDMGALLAGTKYRGDFELRLKGVLKQLKDTPNGILFIDEIHTIIGAGSASGGTLDASNLLKPALSSGQLKCIGATTYTEYRGVFEKDHALARRFQKIDVNEPTVEQTVQILRGLKAKFEEHHNVKYSASALTTAAELSARFINDRHLPDKAIDVIDEAGAAQRILPKSKQKKTIGKADIEDIISKIARIPPQTVNQDDRSKLQTIERDLKNVVFGQEPAIEALASSIKMARAGLGKTDKPIGSFLFSGPTGVGKTEVAKQLAFTLGIELIRFDMSEYMERHAVSRLIGAPPGYVGFDQGGLMTEAITKKPHAVLLLDEIEKAHPDVFNILLQVMDHGTLTDNNGRKADFRNVIIIMTTNAGAESLQKRSIGFNDSKEAGDEMADIKRMFTPEFRNRLDAIISFRALDEEIILRVVDKFLMQLEEQLHEKKVEATFSDNLRKFLGKKGFDPLMGARPMARLIQDMIRKALADELLFGKLVTGGRVIVDLDDKDQIKLEFSEGDATPPEASQEVVEVE is encoded by the coding sequence ATGATTGCGCAAGAACTGGAAGTTAGTTTGCATATGGCCTTTGTCGAGGCCAGGCAGGCTCGTTATGAATTCATCACGGTAGAGCACCTGCTGCTCGCCTTGCTGGATAACCCTTCTGCTGCGGAGGTGTTAAGAGCCTGCGCAGTGAATATCGAGGATTTGCGCAAAACCCTGGGTAATTTCATTACTGATAATACCCCTACAGTTCCTGGCACCAATGAGGTTGATACCCAGCCTACGCTTGGTTTCCAGCGCGTGATACAGCGCGCCATCATGCACGTGCAGTCAGCCTCGAATGGCAAGAAAGAGGTGACTGGTGCGAATGTGCTGGTCGCCATCTTCGGCGAGAAGGATTCGCATGCTGTGTATTATTTGCATCAGCAGGGCGTGACACGTCTGGATGTGGTCAACTTCATTTCGCATGGCGTACGTAAAGACAGCCATAACGAAGTACCAAAATCACCTGAAGGCGGTGAGGAAAATCAGGCCGAAGCACAAGCCAAGGAAAATCCGCTGGATCAGTTCACGCAGAACCTGAATAAGGCTGCTGCTGAAGGCAAGATAGACCCGCTGATAGGCCGCGACAACGAAGTAGAGCGCGTGATCCAGATCCTTTGCCGTCGCCGCAAAAACAATCCTTTGCTGGTGGGTGAAGCCGGTGTTGGTAAAACAGCTATTGCTGAGGGCCTGGCATGGCGCATCACGCAAAGTGACGTACCAGATATTTTGCAAAACGCCGTTGTCTATTCTCTGGACATGGGGGCTTTGCTCGCAGGTACCAAATACCGTGGCGACTTTGAGTTGCGCCTCAAGGGTGTGCTCAAACAGCTCAAAGACACGCCTAACGGCATTTTGTTCATTGATGAAATCCATACCATCATCGGTGCTGGCTCAGCGTCGGGCGGTACGCTGGATGCGTCCAATCTCTTGAAACCAGCCTTGTCCAGTGGACAACTGAAGTGCATAGGTGCGACCACTTATACAGAATACCGTGGTGTTTTTGAAAAAGACCATGCACTGGCACGTCGTTTCCAGAAAATCGATGTCAACGAACCAACGGTAGAACAAACCGTACAAATCTTGCGTGGCTTGAAAGCCAAGTTCGAAGAGCATCACAACGTCAAGTATTCAGCCTCTGCGCTGACGACTGCGGCAGAGCTGTCTGCACGATTCATCAATGACCGTCATTTGCCTGACAAGGCGATTGATGTCATCGACGAGGCTGGTGCTGCGCAGCGTATTTTGCCCAAGTCCAAGCAAAAGAAAACCATAGGCAAGGCCGATATCGAAGACATCATTTCGAAAATCGCCCGTATTCCGCCACAGACTGTTAACCAGGATGACCGCAGCAAACTGCAAACCATAGAACGCGACCTGAAAAATGTCGTGTTCGGGCAAGAGCCTGCCATTGAAGCATTGGCTTCCTCGATCAAGATGGCGCGTGCTGGTCTCGGCAAGACAGACAAACCTATCGGTTCCTTCCTGTTCTCTGGTCCTACCGGTGTGGGTAAAACCGAGGTTGCCAAGCAACTGGCATTCACCCTTGGTATAGAATTGATACGCTTTGACATGTCTGAATACATGGAGCGTCATGCCGTCAGCCGTCTGATCGGTGCGCCTCCGGGTTATGTGGGCTTTGATCAGGGTGGTTTGATGACGGAAGCCATCACCAAAAAACCACATGCCGTGTTGCTGCTGGATGAAATTGAAAAAGCCCATCCTGATGTTTTCAACATTTTGTTGCAGGTGATGGACCATGGTACGTTAACAGATAACAACGGTCGCAAGGCAGATTTCCGCAATGTGATCATTATCATGACGACAAATGCGGGCGCTGAAAGTTTGCAAAAACGTTCTATCGGTTTCAACGACAGCAAAGAAGCTGGCGATGAAATGGCTGATATCAAACGCATGTTTACGCCTGAGTTCCGTAACCGTCTGGATGCCATTATCAGCTTCCGTGCACTCGATGAAGAGATCATCTTGCGGGTAGTCGATAAATTCCTCATGCAGCTCGAAGAGCAATTGCATGAGAAAAAAGTCGAAGCTACCTTTAGTGATAATTTGCGCAAGTTCCTCGGTAAAAAAGGCTTTGATCCTTTGATGGGCGCACGACCTATGGCGCGTTTGATACAGGATATGATACGCAAAGCCTTGGCGGATGAGCTCTTATTCGGTAAGCTGGTGACAGGCGGACGTGTGATTGTCGATCTTGACGATAAAGACCAGATAAAACTGGAATTTTCTGAAGGCGATGCCACCCCACCTGAGGCATCACAAGAGGTGGTGGAAGTAGAATAA
- the clpS gene encoding ATP-dependent Clp protease adapter ClpS encodes MGNKQENGTILERQAQKLKPPSMYQVILLNDDYTPMEFVVAIVQEYFNKDRETAMQIMLKVHRDGKGICGVYSKDIALTKVELVLTHARKAGHPLQCVMEEV; translated from the coding sequence ATGGGAAACAAGCAAGAAAACGGTACGATACTGGAACGTCAGGCGCAGAAGTTAAAACCGCCTTCCATGTATCAGGTAATTTTACTCAACGACGACTACACTCCTATGGAGTTTGTGGTGGCGATCGTTCAGGAATATTTTAATAAGGATCGTGAGACTGCCATGCAGATCATGCTCAAGGTGCACAGGGATGGCAAAGGGATATGTGGTGTCTATTCCAAGGATATTGCGCTGACCAAAGTGGAACTCGTTTTAACGCACGCCCGTAAGGCAGGACACCCCCTGCAATGTGTGATGGAGGAAGTATGA
- a CDS encoding LuxR C-terminal-related transcriptional regulator, with amino-acid sequence MTLREKSILTCIATGKSNKHIAKELGLSVRTVETHRLNIKRKLNIEGQADLIRYALSNVIV; translated from the coding sequence TTGACGCTGAGAGAAAAATCCATCCTGACATGCATAGCAACTGGCAAATCGAATAAACATATTGCCAAGGAACTGGGGCTCAGTGTCAGGACGGTGGAAACCCACAGGCTCAATATCAAACGCAAACTTAACATCGAAGGTCAGGCCGACCTGATACGCTACGCCTTGAGCAATGTGATTGTTTAA
- a CDS encoding OsmC family protein, with protein MSDQTIFAHVIETGENAFAVDINVSGHLIKGDEPLDAGGGNLGPAPFDLLTAALGECTAMTVRWYASQHQWPLDKVEVKLTHHKEGAQDIFKKEVILHGADLTDEQRTRLVAIAAKCPVHKTITSSPIIETTAG; from the coding sequence ATGTCAGATCAAACTATCTTCGCTCATGTCATTGAAACCGGCGAAAACGCTTTTGCCGTAGATATCAATGTCTCTGGCCACCTGATCAAAGGTGACGAGCCATTGGATGCCGGTGGCGGCAACCTGGGCCCCGCCCCATTCGACTTATTGACTGCAGCGCTGGGGGAGTGCACGGCCATGACAGTGCGCTGGTATGCGAGCCAGCATCAATGGCCTTTGGACAAGGTTGAAGTCAAATTGACACATCACAAAGAAGGCGCGCAAGACATATTCAAGAAAGAAGTCATTCTGCATGGTGCAGATTTAACTGATGAGCAAAGAACCAGACTGGTCGCCATCGCGGCAAAGTGCCCAGTACATAAGACCATCACCAGTTCGCCCATCATAGAAACCACTGCAGGCTGA